Below is a genomic region from Pseudomonas svalbardensis.
GCCCGAGGTGCTGGTGCCCAGAACGATACCAATGCGGTCGCGGCCGTAGGTCTGGATCGCCTGGTCGATGTCTTCGCGAATTTGCAGCGCTGCTTCCAGCAGCAATTGATTATTGCGGGTGCCTTGCGGCGCAAGCTCAGCCGGGATCGGCGCCAGTTCGCCGTGGACCGCGGCCACGGGCAACGACCGTTCCGCCACCCAGCCGGCCTCATAGCGCATGCCCGAACAGTCACCGGCAAACAGGTTGCGGGTGACTTCGGACTTGTCACGGCCCAGGGCGCAGATCACCCCGAGGGCATTCAGGTAGGCCGTCATGGCGTGTCCCCGCTGAGCGGCGTGACTTGATATTTCGGGCCTCTGGGCAGGTTCAATTCAAAGCTCATGGGTTGTGAGTAACGGACGTCCCAGTGCGCTGGCAAGGACCGTTGCGAGCCATGCTGCCACGCGGCGGGATAGTTGCCCGACAGTTCATCTTTGGGGGTCAGCGCAAACAGCAGCGCGGCGAACAGCTCTCGCGCTTCCGGATTGGGCGGCAGCAGACCGTCAGCCTGCCACTCGCCATCGACCAGTTTCTGGCGTGCCTGTGGAATGCCCAGCAAGTCCATCATCGACCAGCGAATGCCAGGGCCTTCACGCTGGATCACCAGCACCCAGTCCAGTCGTTGGTCGGCCACCAGGCGCTGGATGTGCAATTGCAGTGGCAACGACAGGTTCGGGGTTTGCTCGGGCAGCGGCGCCCGGCTGGCACAGGCGCTCAGCAACAGGACTGCGCCGAGGAGCAAAAATCTCAGGATGCCCGCTATCCCTGTGGGAGCGAGCCTGCTCGCGAATGCGTCAGCAGATCCAACACCATTGTTGACTGATACAACGCTTTCGCGAGCAGGCTCGCTCCCACAGGTTTGAGTTGCACTGAACATCACACGGCACCTTCAAGGGGTTTGCGCGCGACCACATTGACCAGGGTTTCTTCCCGTTGGCCAAAGGGCTTTGGCTGGCGCAGACCCAAGCGTTCAAACAGGCCGAAATCCTTGGCGCGGCTCCACCACAAGTACGGATAAGACACGTTTTGCGGGCCGAGTTCGAAACCCTGCTGGCGAATCATGTCCAGATACCCGGCGGCGCTCTTCTGCACGTGCATCGGATGGCGGAATAACCAGCGGATCACCCAGGTATCAATGTAAGCCTCGGTGGATTCGGCGAACAGCAGATAGCCACCGGGCTTGAGCACGCGGTAGAACTCGGCCAGTGCCTGTTCCTGCTGCACCAGATGATGGAAGGTCTGGTGACAGAACAGCAGATCGACGCTGGCGTCCGGGACGTTGATGCTCGCGCAGTCGCTGCCGATCATCTCCACCGCCATGCCCTGACGGACGGCTTCTTCGCCGGCCAGCTTCAGACTGTGAGGGTCGGCGTCCAGACCGATCAGGCGCTGGGGGGCAAAGGTCTGGCGCAAGTACTGAAACGACTTGCCCTGACCGCAACCGGCATCCAGCAGCACCGGGTTGCTCGGCGGTGTTTCGCCGAACAGGCTGCGCAAATCGGTGATTGCCACTCGCAGTACATGGTGCTGCCAGGTGTGGCTGCGCAGGAACCAGAAACCGAAACGGGTTTCTTCGACGTAGGTGTCGCTCAAGTAGCTCATGTGGCGTCCCTTGCACAGAGCTCCGAGAGCATCCGCAGCCGGCGCTTGGGTTCGGCGACGAACGGATTGCGCTCGTCCCAGGCATAACCGGCCAGAATCGAGCTGATCATGCGGCGAATATCGGGCGAGCCGCCCTCATGGTAAATCACATCCTGGAACGTCCCGGCGTACCAGCCTTCGACGTAGCAACGGAACGTGTCGACGCCGCGCTTGAGCGGGATGGCGAATTCAGTCTGCCAATCGACATGTTCGCCTTGCAATTGGCGATGCAGAACCCCGGCGGCCATGCTCGCCGAGCGCATGGCGATGGTCACGCCGGAGGAGAACACCGGGTCGAGGAATTCCGCTGCGTTGCCAAGCAGGGCAAAGCCTGGCCCGTGGAGGGTTTTGACGTTGGCTGAGTAGCCGCCGATGGTTCGAGCAGGCGTATCCCACACGGCGTTGTTCAGCACACCGGCCAGGCTTGGGGTTTCAGCGATAAATCCTCGCAGGCACTCGTCCAGATTTTCCATGCGGCCTTCGAAGTGTTCGGCTGCCGCGACCACGCCCACCGAACAACGGCCATTGCTGAACGGGATGGTCCAGAACCAGATATCGCGGTGGATCGGATGGGTGGTAATGAGGATTTTTTCCCGCTCGAAGGCCGGATTGTCGATGTGGTCTTCGACGTGGGTGAACACGGCCTGGCGCACCGGGAAATCCGACGGTGCTTCAAGGTCGAGCAAGCGCGGCAGCACACGCCCGTAGCCGCTGGCATCCAGCACGAAATCGGCTTCGACGCGGTACTGACTGCCGTCTTCGCGAAGCACGTCGAGCTGCGGTTTCGGCAGGGTGAAATCGACGCTGACGATGGCTTCGCCGTAACGAACGTCGACGCCTTGCAGTGCGGCCTGATCGGCCAGCAGCTTGTCGAAATCGGCACGCAGGACCTGGAAGGTGGTCGGCTTGCCGTTGCTGAAAGTCTCGCCGAAATCAAAAGCGCTGTATTGCTCGCCCCAAGCGAATGCCGCACCGTTTTTCAACTGGAATCCGGCGGCGTTCACCGCCTCGAGCATGCCGGCTTCTTCGACGAAATCCAGGCAATGGGACAGCAGGCTTTCACCGATGGAAAACCTTGGGAAGTGCTGGCGTTCGATCATCAATACGTCATGACCCTTGCGCTTGAGCAACGCGGCGGCGATGGCGCCCGATGGACCTGCACCGATAACCACGACCTGGCGATGTTCCATTTCAACTGTTGGCACGGGGGCTCCTTGCCGGGACGGCGATGTTCAGAGGGGGGCGGTGCATGCCGGCGAGTGCCGGCAGCAGTGTCGCGATCAGGCCCATCACCATCAGCGCGAAGTACAGCGCCGGGCTGATGAGTTGTTGTTGCAGCAGCAGGTTGAGAAAGACGATCTCGCTCAAGCCACGAATATTCAGCAAGACACTTTCCCGCCAGCGGCTGGCGCCTTCAAACGACGCGCCGGCCCAGCCGAGGCCCAGCCAGTTGCCCAGCAGTTTACTGGCAATCGGAAACAGCAGCAGTGCCGCCAGTTGCACCCAGCTGAGGCTGGCCATGGCCGCGTGGACGTTGATTTGCACGATGCCGAACGTGAGGATCAGCGGGATCGCGATATACGTCTGCAAGTGACTCATCCAGATCACCGGCAACGGCAGCACCAGCGGCACTTTGAGCGCGGCCATCCACAGCAGGTAACCGATGCCGAAAATCAGCGCATTGAGCTTGAAGTGTTCCGCTACGACCAGCAGTGCGAAGAAGCAACCGCTGTGCAGCAACGGCTGGCGCAATCGGAGCAGGCGCAGCAGCAACGGCAGGCAGGCGCCGGCCAGCGGCAGCAAGAGACTGCTCAGGTGCAGGCTGCCCTGGGCGATGGCGAACAGGGTCCAGCAAGTGAGGTCGATGAGGATCGCGGTCTGCACCAGTCGCCGGGTAGCGGCAGGCGGGTATTTGATGTGTCGCAGGTACAGATACAACACCGGAATCGCAGTGATGGCGAACAGCAGGCCGACCGCAAGGGAACTGATCCAGGGTTGCGGCGGTAACAGCCACACCGCTGTCGCGAGACCGCAGGAAAACGGAATGCAGAAACTCGGCAGGGCGATTTTCAGGCTTTGACGGTCGAGTCGCAGGTCAATCACGTCACTGAGAATGTGCCCCAGCAACAACGCAAAACTCAGGCTGTAGATGTTTTTCAGCCAGGCCGGCGCGACCAGCGCGGCGCCGCTCAATTGCCACTGGGGTTCGATCCAGAAGTACATCAGCAGCGGCAGGCCGAAGGTGGCCAGCAGCAACTGGCTGACGATCGGGATCACGCCGAAGTGACGACCGACACGGGTGGCCACGGCGAACAGCGCCAGGGCCATGACCCAGAACACAGCGATCATCATGTTGCCGACTCCGTGACCGGGGAAGCGTGAACCTGGCGTCCGGCCCACGGTGCAAGGATGAAGCTGAACGCCAGGCCGAGGCTCACCGACAGACCGAAGTTGCTCACCGCCGGCGTGCTGGACACCGCCAGCAAACCGAACGACAGCCAGGTGGTCAACGCCGCCAGCAAGGTGCCCAGCAGGCTCACGGCAGCGCCGCCGACCTGTTCACGCATGAGGATCGCGTAATCGACGCTGATGGCCGTCACCAGCAGCAGGCCGAACAGGCTGAACAGCGTCAGCGGTTGCCCCAGCCAGCCGAGACTGGCCAGGCTGCACAGCGCGGCCAGCAGCGGCAGGGCGACGATCCGCAGCGCGCCACCGAAACCGAACGGCAGGATCAGCACCAGCACGATCAGCACACAGGAAGCGAGTTTCAACTCTGCGGCACTGATCTGGGTGTCGGCAAACACCTTGTTCAACTCACCGAGGCGATCCACCAGTTCTACGCCCGGCAAATCCAGTGCCTGAACGCGCAGCAGGGCAGGATTGTTCAGCCCTTGCAGGCTGACCATCGCCGCTACGCCGTCATCGGTCGGTCCCAGCCACAGCGCGCGATAGGGTTCCGCCAACGGACCGGCCAGCGCCGCGTCGATGTCTTCGGTGGGCAGTGCCTGCAACTTCGTGAGCTCTGCTTGCAGCGCCTCGGCCGGCACACCGACATCGAGCAGCGGTTGCCAGAACTGCGGCAACTTGTTCAGCGCTTCACGCACTTTCCGCTGTTCGGTGGGTTGGCTGACCAATTGATTGAGCGACAGATAACCCTTGAGCTTTTCCAGGTTGACCAACTGATCCAGCCGCTCGCTCAGCGCGGTTTGGCGTTCCAGCAGTTGCTGCTGATTGGCCGCGCGCACCAGGAAGAACTGGCTGGTGGGTTGATAGCCCGTGATGCGCGCAATGGTTTGTGCTTCGTCAGTCAGTTGCTGCGGTGCACCGACCCACTGGCGAATGTCGTTTTTGGTGTCGAGCTGCAACAGACCGCCCACACAAAACGCAATCAGCAGCGCCAGCAGCACCGGCGTGCTCGCGAGTTTGAGCAACGCTTCACGGCGCCCCAGCAAAAACTCGGACACCCGCAGCGGCCACTGCGCTGGACGCAGATCTGTGCCCTTGAGCAGTGCCGGCAGCAGGCACACGGCGGATAAATAAGCGCCGAGCAGACCGGCGGCAGAGAACACGGCAATCTGGGTCAGCGCCGGGAACGGTGTCCAGGCCAGGGCCAGGTAACCGATGCAACTGGTGATCAGGCTCAGCGTCAGGCCCGGCAACGTCAGGCGCAGGGCCGGCCAGCTGTGCCAGGGTTTCAGGCTCCAGCTCTTGGACAGGTAATGCAGCGGGTAGTCGACCGCTACGCCGATCAGGCTCGAACCGAGCACCAACGTCATCACATGCATATGGCCGAACAGCGCCACACAGGCCACCGCGCCGAAGAGCATACCGACCAGCACCGGGACGAAGGCCAGCAACACCCGCCAGCGCCGGAAGGCCAGCAGCAACAGCAATAGAAT
It encodes:
- a CDS encoding NAD(P)/FAD-dependent oxidoreductase, whose protein sequence is MPTVEMEHRQVVVIGAGPSGAIAAALLKRKGHDVLMIERQHFPRFSIGESLLSHCLDFVEEAGMLEAVNAAGFQLKNGAAFAWGEQYSAFDFGETFSNGKPTTFQVLRADFDKLLADQAALQGVDVRYGEAIVSVDFTLPKPQLDVLREDGSQYRVEADFVLDASGYGRVLPRLLDLEAPSDFPVRQAVFTHVEDHIDNPAFEREKILITTHPIHRDIWFWTIPFSNGRCSVGVVAAAEHFEGRMENLDECLRGFIAETPSLAGVLNNAVWDTPARTIGGYSANVKTLHGPGFALLGNAAEFLDPVFSSGVTIAMRSASMAAGVLHRQLQGEHVDWQTEFAIPLKRGVDTFRCYVEGWYAGTFQDVIYHEGGSPDIRRMISSILAGYAWDERNPFVAEPKRRLRMLSELCARDAT
- a CDS encoding MMPL family transporter encodes the protein MTLPSERRLPRLFLILLLAVLALAGWQWRDGAPLSANLMELVPGTAPDALELRAEQRMQEPLNREMLVLVGHTDRQQAVAMAQKLGEQWQASGLFEKVQWNLQADLPALRTQLLQGRLAMLSAVDRQQLIEHPDAFIQQRVQALFDPFTGFSLVPSQDDWLGLTGRIQNSQPQHGSVQLDIGSGALVADADGKSWVLLRSRTTGNAFDMNLPLQVADLLQHSREQAAQANVQLLAASGLLYAASGQKQATREMTWVGGGATAGILLLLLLAFRRWRVLLAFVPVLVGMLFGAVACVALFGHMHVMTLVLGSSLIGVAVDYPLHYLSKSWSLKPWHSWPALRLTLPGLTLSLITSCIGYLALAWTPFPALTQIAVFSAAGLLGAYLSAVCLLPALLKGTDLRPAQWPLRVSEFLLGRREALLKLASTPVLLALLIAFCVGGLLQLDTKNDIRQWVGAPQQLTDEAQTIARITGYQPTSQFFLVRAANQQQLLERQTALSERLDQLVNLEKLKGYLSLNQLVSQPTEQRKVREALNKLPQFWQPLLDVGVPAEALQAELTKLQALPTEDIDAALAGPLAEPYRALWLGPTDDGVAAMVSLQGLNNPALLRVQALDLPGVELVDRLGELNKVFADTQISAAELKLASCVLIVLVLILPFGFGGALRIVALPLLAALCSLASLGWLGQPLTLFSLFGLLLVTAISVDYAILMREQVGGAAVSLLGTLLAALTTWLSFGLLAVSSTPAVSNFGLSVSLGLAFSFILAPWAGRQVHASPVTESAT
- a CDS encoding sodium:proton antiporter, with protein sequence MMIAVFWVMALALFAVATRVGRHFGVIPIVSQLLLATFGLPLLMYFWIEPQWQLSGAALVAPAWLKNIYSLSFALLLGHILSDVIDLRLDRQSLKIALPSFCIPFSCGLATAVWLLPPQPWISSLAVGLLFAITAIPVLYLYLRHIKYPPAATRRLVQTAILIDLTCWTLFAIAQGSLHLSSLLLPLAGACLPLLLRLLRLRQPLLHSGCFFALLVVAEHFKLNALIFGIGYLLWMAALKVPLVLPLPVIWMSHLQTYIAIPLILTFGIVQINVHAAMASLSWVQLAALLLFPIASKLLGNWLGLGWAGASFEGASRWRESVLLNIRGLSEIVFLNLLLQQQLISPALYFALMVMGLIATLLPALAGMHRPPLNIAVPARSPRANS
- a CDS encoding class I SAM-dependent methyltransferase encodes the protein MSYLSDTYVEETRFGFWFLRSHTWQHHVLRVAITDLRSLFGETPPSNPVLLDAGCGQGKSFQYLRQTFAPQRLIGLDADPHSLKLAGEEAVRQGMAVEMIGSDCASINVPDASVDLLFCHQTFHHLVQQEQALAEFYRVLKPGGYLLFAESTEAYIDTWVIRWLFRHPMHVQKSAAGYLDMIRQQGFELGPQNVSYPYLWWSRAKDFGLFERLGLRQPKPFGQREETLVNVVARKPLEGAV